In the Candidozyma auris chromosome 5, complete sequence genome, ACTCTGAGGCCCAGGAGCTGCCTTTCTTAGCCCCTAGACCAGAACCGAGCCACGTTAAATGGGAAAACTTGAGTAATCATGCTCTTGAGCAGTCAGGGGAGCCTCCTCGTGGTGTCAAATTCAGTGTGCCTAGCCCGCGCGGGTGCTTCCACGAGGCGAAAGACTGGAAATATTGCCTTTGTATAATGGTCCTATTCAGCATCGCAGAGAGCCTCGTGAGGAGCCAGAGTCGCTTCACACACGCTACCAAAGGAGAATTCGCATAGAAATAGAGCCCTGATCCCTCCGCGTGAGCGAGCCCTTTATCTATGGGCGAATATTGTCAATATGGATGAGTTTCTCATTGACCTTTACTACTATTATCGAGGAAAAGGATTCGGCAACATTGTCGCAGGTCGGTGTGTTGACATATTCATCCtcattttcattttatCCTTTACAACGTTTCTCAAATGGGGAATTGACTACgacttgttcttcaaccGGTGGTCGCTGCATTCAGATGTTCAATTGACTTTAAGTGACTTGGTAATTAAAGGCTTCTTTTGGACGCGTGTGCCCTTTTCTGTAAAGCTCCTATTGCTTGGCTTCTCATGTTACATTGTGCTTCGCATTGTTCAGTTATACTTTGATTATCGGTACAAGTTGCAAGAGCTCAGGAACTTTTACACACAGCTATTAAACATTCATAGCGAGCAGGAGCTTCTGACCATCCTGTGGTCGTCAATCGTTGAGAGCTTGATGCAACTCAAGGATTACAACTCCTTAACCTCGACGACGCAGAACCTTCCTCCTCATTACGTGAATGACCTCAGTTCGAAGGTGAGGCTCAATGCACATGATATCGCTAACAGGATCATGAGGAAGGAGAATTACATGATTGCATTAATCAACAAGGATGTCTTGGATTTGTCTATTCCAACGCCTTCATTCTTAGGAAATATCCTCTCTAGTAAGGCAGTTCTCACGAGAACTTTAGAGTGGAATCTCAAACTTTGCATTAATaatttcatcttcaacgaaAGCGGGCAGATTAAGCCGgcaattttgaaggaaggGTCGAGGAACAGCCTATCCCATGAACTTAGTGCTCGTTTCAAGATGGCGGCTCTCATTAACCTCGTCCTATGCCCTTTCATCGTCATATACTTCGTCCTATTGTATTTCTTCCGGTACTTCAACGAGTACAAATCCAACCCTTCGTCTCTAATTGGGTTAAGGCAGTATACGCCTTGGGCTGAGTGGAAGCTACGTGAATTCAACGAACTCCCTCACTTCTTTATGAAGAGGTTGCAACTTTCCATTGGTCCCGCCAGCACGTACATCAATCAATTTCCGAGTGGCTTTTTAGTTGTCAATGGCATGACCGTTGTGAATTTTGTACTGGGTGCAATAACCGCGGTTTTGGTGATAATGGGATT is a window encoding:
- the ATG9 gene encoding autophagy protein ATG9 produces the protein MDEFLIDLYYYYRGKGFGNIVAGRCVDIFILIFILSFTTFLKWGIDYDLFFNRWSSHSDVQLTLSDLVIKGFFWTRVPFSVKLLLLGFSCYIVLRIVQLYFDYRYKLQELRNFYTQLLNIHSEQELSTISWSSIVESLMQLKDYNSLTSTTQNLPPHYVNDLSSKVRLNAHDIANRIMRKENYMIALINKDVLDLSIPTPSFLGNILSSKAVLTRTLEWNLKLCINNFIFNESGQIKPAILKEGSRNSLSHELSARFKMAALINLVLCPFIVIYFVLLYFFRYFNEYKSNPSSLIGLRQYTPWAEWKLREFNELPHFFMKRLQLSIGPASTYINQFPSGFLVVNGMTVVNFVSGAITAVLVIMGLLFDDEEHNFWSFELSQNRTTLFYISIFGTLWAITSNSMDSSTVNHSTENHRQGATFFYDPEASLRYVSQFTHYLPSSWNGRLHSVEVKNEFCELYSLKIIIILNEILSLILTPFVLWFKVSNNSSAIIDFFRDYSIHVDGLGYVCYFAMFNFEEKDKNMMHSLNKRKSKKKKDTKASSKAKQSDSEHSSDESSDPDLHDYYQDDKMIKSYMYFLESYGNSDPKKPKASRMQHTSSYRAPRGTPTVKEGSSSALQASNGSNRWNGSTLDSIYESTYALGAEASTYSEPQSRKGVLGMINQFSKQQAGR